One Panicum virgatum strain AP13 chromosome 3N, P.virgatum_v5, whole genome shotgun sequence DNA segment encodes these proteins:
- the LOC120666226 gene encoding 40S ribosomal protein S9-2-like, whose translation MVHVSFYRNYGKTFKKPRRPYEKERLDAELKLVGEYGLRCKRELWRVQYALSRIRNAARHLLTLDEKNPRRIFEGEALLRRMNRYGLLAEGQNKLDYVLALTAENFLARRLQTLVFKAGMAKSIHHARVLIKQRHIRVGRQIVNVPSFMVRVESEKHIDFSLSSPFGGGPPGRVKRKNQKKASGGGGDGGDEDEE comes from the exons ATGGTGCACGTCAGCTTCTACCGCAACT ATGGTAAGACATTCAAGAAACCAAGGCGTCCTTATGAGAAGGAGCGTCTTGATGCTGAGCTGAAGCTCGTCGGTGAGTACGGGCTGAGGTGCAAGCGTGAGCTGTGGAGGGTCCAGTATGCTCTGAGCAGGATCCGTAATGCTGCAAGGCACTTGCTCACACTTGATGAGAAGAACCCCCGCCGTATCTTTGAGGGTGAGGCGCTGCTCCGCCGCATGAACCGCTATGGGCTGCTTGCTGAGGGTCAGAACAAGCTTGATTACGTCCTTGCCCTCACTGCTGAGAACTTCCTGGCAAGGCGCCTTCAGACACTTGTCTTCAAGGCTGGCATGGCCAAGTCCATCCACCATGCTCGTGTCTTGATCAAGCAACGCCACATCAG GGTTGGCAGGCAAATTGTCAATGTCCCATCATTCATGGTGAGGGTGGAGTCTGAGAAGCACATTGACTTTTCACTGTCAAGCCCGTTCGGCGGAGGCCCCCCAGGCAGGGTGAAGAGGaagaaccagaagaaggcaagtggtggtggcggcgacggtggcgatGAGGACGAGGAGTGA